From Cannabis sativa cultivar Pink pepper isolate KNU-18-1 chromosome 8, ASM2916894v1, whole genome shotgun sequence, a single genomic window includes:
- the LOC115700742 gene encoding phosphoglucan phosphatase LSF1, chloroplastic isoform X1 produces the protein MCSLQLHCCRALAFDRSPPQPQRRSLSSSIWGRQLNLVGGSGEKLRCRFNGRGFRVFAMSSSSSSFKMNLNEYMVTLEKPLGIRFALSVDGKIFVHALKKGGNAERSRIIMVGDTLKKASDSSGGKLIEIKDFGDTQKMLKEKAGSFSLILERPLSPFPIQQLVLLNDLDISFNRGKVPISTWNKCILASNLQPSSESGGNSGFVTFSSKYLKSQGWKSLTDENVRNQSKLQKNTLSPPMSPLVCIFSEDEPGDGEWAYGSFPIEEYIKALDRSKGELYYNHSLGMRYSKITEQIYVGSCIQTEADVETLKNTAGVTAVLNFQSGIEAENWGMDPKVINQSCQKFGILMINYPIRDGDSYDMRKKLPFCVGLLLRLLKKNHRVYVTCTTGFDRSPACVIAYLHWMTDTSLHAAYNFVIGLHSCKPDRPAIAWATWDLIAMVEKGRHDGPATHAVTFVWNGHEGEEVNLVGDFTGNWKEPVPAHHKGGPRFEVEIKLQQGKYYYKYIVNGNWRHSPSSPSERDDSGNVNNVIVIGDIASVRPSVQQQKKDANIVKVIERPLTENERFMLAKAARCVAFSVCPIRLSPK, from the exons ATGTGTTCTCTGCAACTCCATTGTTGCAGAGCTCTGGCATTCGATCGATCACCGCCTCAGCCACAACGGAGGAGCTTGTCCTCTTCGATCTGGGGGCGGCAGCTTAACTTGGTCGGTGGAAGTGGAGAGAAGCTCCGGTGTCGTTTCAATGGTCGGGGTTTTAGGGTTTTTGCtatgtcttcttcttcttcttcgttcaAGATGAATTTGAACGAATATATGGTCACTCTCGAGAAGCCACTCGGTATTCGATTCGCGCTCTCCGTTGATGGCAAAATCTTCGTTCACGCACTTAAGAAAGGG GGTAATGCGGAGAGGTCGAGAATAATTATGGTGGGTGACACCTTGAAGAAGGCGAGTGATTCATCTGGTGGAAAGTTAATCGAGATCAAGGACTTTGGTGATACCCA GAAGATGCTGAAGGAGAAAGCAGGATCTTTCAGCCTTATTCTTGAGAGGCCATTGTCACCTTTTCCAATTCAACAATTGGTTCTGTTGAATGATCTTGATATTTCATTTAACAGAGGTAAAGTTCCTATCTCTACATGGAACAAATGCATTTTGGCATCCAATTTGCAACCATCTTCAGAGAGCGGTGGAAATTCTGGGTTTGTAACCTTCTCATCTAAGTATCTTAAATCACAAGGATGGAAATCTCTGACCGATGAAAATGTACGTAATCAATCAAAATTACAGAAGAATACACTGTCTCCACCCATGAGCCCGCTAGTTTGTATTTTCTCTGAAGATGAACCTGGAGATGGTGAATGGGCTTATGGAAGTTTCCCAATAGAGGAATACATTAAGGCACTGGATCGCTCTAAAGGCGAGCTGTACTATAATCACTCACTTGGAATGCGGTATAGCAAG ATTACAGAGCAGATATATGTGGGATCATGTATTCAGACAGAAGCTGATGTAGAGACATTGAAAAATACAGCA GGAGTTACTGCAGTGCTTAATTTTCAAAGTGGAATTGAGGCAGAAAATTGGGGAATGGACCCAAAGGTGATCAATCAGTCCTGCCAAAAATTTGGTATTCTAATGATCAACTATCCTATAAG GGATGGAGATTCGTATGATATGAGAAAGAAACTACCATTTTGTGTAGGACTCCTCCTACGTTTGTTAAAAAAGAATCATCGTGTTTATGTTACTTGTACAACTGGGTTTGATCGATCTCCCGCTTGTGTAATAGCATACCTGCACTGGATGACTGATACTTCCCTTCATGCAGCCTATAATTTTGTGATCGGGCTGCATTCATGCAAACCAGACag ACCAGCAATTGCTTGGGCAACTTGGGATCTCATAGCTATGGTGGAAAAAGGCAGACATGATGGACCCGCAACACATGCTGTTACATTTGTGTGGAATGGGCATGAG GGGGAGGAAGTAAATTTAGTTGGAGATTTCACTGGCAATTGGAAAGAACCAGTTCCAGCACACCATAAAGGTGGACCTAGATTCGAAGTAGAAATTAAACTTCAACAAGGAAA GTATTACTACAAATACATAGTGAACGGGAATTGGCGGCATTCACCATCATCACCGTCAGAGAGGGATGATAGTGGAAATGTTAACAACGTGATTGTGATTGGTGATATAGCCAGTGTGAGGCCTTCTGTTCAGCAGCAAAAGAAA GACGCAAACATTGTGAAGGTGATTGAGAGACCATTGACAGAGAACGAGCGCTTCATGCTAGCGAAAGCAGCTCGCTGTGTTGCATTCTCTGTATGTCCAATTAGATTATCTCCCAAGTAG
- the LOC115700742 gene encoding phosphoglucan phosphatase LSF1, chloroplastic isoform X2 produces MLKEKAGSFSLILERPLSPFPIQQLVLLNDLDISFNRGKVPISTWNKCILASNLQPSSESGGNSGFVTFSSKYLKSQGWKSLTDENVRNQSKLQKNTLSPPMSPLVCIFSEDEPGDGEWAYGSFPIEEYIKALDRSKGELYYNHSLGMRYSKITEQIYVGSCIQTEADVETLKNTAGVTAVLNFQSGIEAENWGMDPKVINQSCQKFGILMINYPIRDGDSYDMRKKLPFCVGLLLRLLKKNHRVYVTCTTGFDRSPACVIAYLHWMTDTSLHAAYNFVIGLHSCKPDRPAIAWATWDLIAMVEKGRHDGPATHAVTFVWNGHEGEEVNLVGDFTGNWKEPVPAHHKGGPRFEVEIKLQQGKYYYKYIVNGNWRHSPSSPSERDDSGNVNNVIVIGDIASVRPSVQQQKKDANIVKVIERPLTENERFMLAKAARCVAFSVCPIRLSPK; encoded by the exons ATGCTGAAGGAGAAAGCAGGATCTTTCAGCCTTATTCTTGAGAGGCCATTGTCACCTTTTCCAATTCAACAATTGGTTCTGTTGAATGATCTTGATATTTCATTTAACAGAGGTAAAGTTCCTATCTCTACATGGAACAAATGCATTTTGGCATCCAATTTGCAACCATCTTCAGAGAGCGGTGGAAATTCTGGGTTTGTAACCTTCTCATCTAAGTATCTTAAATCACAAGGATGGAAATCTCTGACCGATGAAAATGTACGTAATCAATCAAAATTACAGAAGAATACACTGTCTCCACCCATGAGCCCGCTAGTTTGTATTTTCTCTGAAGATGAACCTGGAGATGGTGAATGGGCTTATGGAAGTTTCCCAATAGAGGAATACATTAAGGCACTGGATCGCTCTAAAGGCGAGCTGTACTATAATCACTCACTTGGAATGCGGTATAGCAAG ATTACAGAGCAGATATATGTGGGATCATGTATTCAGACAGAAGCTGATGTAGAGACATTGAAAAATACAGCA GGAGTTACTGCAGTGCTTAATTTTCAAAGTGGAATTGAGGCAGAAAATTGGGGAATGGACCCAAAGGTGATCAATCAGTCCTGCCAAAAATTTGGTATTCTAATGATCAACTATCCTATAAG GGATGGAGATTCGTATGATATGAGAAAGAAACTACCATTTTGTGTAGGACTCCTCCTACGTTTGTTAAAAAAGAATCATCGTGTTTATGTTACTTGTACAACTGGGTTTGATCGATCTCCCGCTTGTGTAATAGCATACCTGCACTGGATGACTGATACTTCCCTTCATGCAGCCTATAATTTTGTGATCGGGCTGCATTCATGCAAACCAGACag ACCAGCAATTGCTTGGGCAACTTGGGATCTCATAGCTATGGTGGAAAAAGGCAGACATGATGGACCCGCAACACATGCTGTTACATTTGTGTGGAATGGGCATGAG GGGGAGGAAGTAAATTTAGTTGGAGATTTCACTGGCAATTGGAAAGAACCAGTTCCAGCACACCATAAAGGTGGACCTAGATTCGAAGTAGAAATTAAACTTCAACAAGGAAA GTATTACTACAAATACATAGTGAACGGGAATTGGCGGCATTCACCATCATCACCGTCAGAGAGGGATGATAGTGGAAATGTTAACAACGTGATTGTGATTGGTGATATAGCCAGTGTGAGGCCTTCTGTTCAGCAGCAAAAGAAA GACGCAAACATTGTGAAGGTGATTGAGAGACCATTGACAGAGAACGAGCGCTTCATGCTAGCGAAAGCAGCTCGCTGTGTTGCATTCTCTGTATGTCCAATTAGATTATCTCCCAAGTAG